TAATACAGACTTTTTTGAAGAGTATCTGGGTATGAGGGTAGAATCAGTAGATGAGGTTGAAATTATTCGAAGAATAGAAGAAGGTATATATGATAAAGAAGAGTTTCAAAAGGCATTGGAATGGAGAAAAAAATATTGTAAGGAAGGATTTGACAAAAATCCAAAAGAAGTACAAAAGTCAAGGAAAGAAAAAGATGAGGATTGGGAATTTGTCATAAAAACAACTTGCATTATAAGAGATTTAATGGAAGGACAGACAAATCTTCCTAAAGGGCAAGAAGAAATATTAGGACATAATGCTATAGCTGGTGGTTTTCAAGGTCAAAGACAGTGGACCGATTATTATCCTAATACGGATTTTGCAGAAGCAATTATGAATTCTTCATTTGATTGGAATGGTGCCAGAGAACCATATGTATTGGCTACTGAAAATGATACGTTGAATGCTGTATCTATGTTATTTGGAAAACTTCTCACCAATCGAGCTCAATTATTTGCTGACGTTAGAACTTATTGGAGTCCTGGAGCAGTTGCAAAAGCAACAGATGGATATCAATTGGAGGGAAAAGCCTTAGAAGCAGGTGGATTTATCCATTTAATTAATTCAGGCTCAGCTTGTTTGGATGCATCAGGAGCGGTGAAATTGGAAAATGGAGAGTCTGTTATAAAAGAATGGTGGAATATAACCGAAAAAGATCAGATAGCCTGTCTAGAGGCTACCACATGGAACCCTGCAGATTTAGGATATTTTAGAGGTAGTGGCTATTCATCTCGATTTTTAACAAAATCTCAAATGCCTTGCACTATGATAAGACTTAATCTTGTAAAAGGTATAGGTCCCGTTATGCAGATAGCAGAGGGATGGACCATTGCATTACCAGATGAAGTTTCTGATAAATTATGGAAGAGAACAGATTATACATGGCCCTGTACATGGTTTGCACCTAGAACTACTGACAAAGGTGCTTTTAAGACAGCTTATGATGTGATGAATAATTGGGGTGCTAACCATGCAGCAATTAGTTATGGGCATATTGGTGGAGATATAATAACTTTATGTTCAATGCTTAGGATTCCAGTTTGTATGCATAATGTACCAGAAGAGGAAATATTTAGACCAGCTGTATGGAATTCATATGGAATGGATAAAGAGGCAGCCGATTATAGAGCATGTAAGGCATATGGACCCATGTACAAGTAAAATTAGTATTAAGGGAAGTCTTATCTTTGACCTGTTATTAAGACTGCTCCCATAATAACTGATGATAGTCTTAGTAATAGATATTTCTATATTATCTATATAATTATAATCTATTCATTTTTTCATTTCTATACTGATTGGGAGAAATGTTATTTAGCTTTTTAAATAACATATTATAGTAGTTCTGATTGTTGTAACCCACTGCAATAGAAATATCTAAAATGGGTTGATCCGTATTTCTTAATAATTGCTTGCTTTTTTCGATTCTTATCTCATTTAAAGTCTGGGTAAATGTTTTATCTGTATCTTTCTTGAAGACAGAACAAAAATAAGATTTATTGATTCCTAGTTTTTGTGAAACCCATTCTACAGTAAGAGGTTCATAAAACCTAGTATCAATATAATCTAAAGCTTTTTTCACATGCAAACTATAGGGTAATTCTTTTTTGCGTCTGATAAAGTCTGTATTCACAGCTATATTACGGAGTAATGTAATCAGATGAGGAATACAATTACAAGGTTTATATAACATATCGTTTTTGGCCAGTGGACTAGAGGTATATGGACCCATGACATAAACACCCCGATCAATATTTTTAGGGCAGATATAAATAACTGTAAAATCAATATAATTTTTTGATAGTACTAAGCAAGAGGTACTATCTTTTTTATTGAGTTCATTATCAATTTTATCAATAATTTTGTGTTCTTCAAAAATAGACTCAGTTATATAAGTATATCCCTCAGTATGGATAATTATATTGTTCATATCAATGGCTTTTATAGGAATATGTGTACATAAATGAAATTTTTCCATGATATCACTTATATGCTTTCTAGCTTGGGAACAACATTTGTTTTCCAAAAAAATCATCCCTTCTCAAGAAGAATATATAAATATTGTTATAAAAAATAAATATATTTAAAGTTTTTAAATTTTTATTGTGGTAACATATAGATTGATAATGATAATTAAATTCATTTAATATTTAATATCAATTATAAACGTATTAGAAAGAGGTGTCAAATAACAAAGTTTAATTATTGAGTTTAGGAGGAACTATGAAGAAAAGATATTTAGTCATTGCACTTATTGTACTCTCATTTATGTCACTATTTGTAGGAGTAAAAAATATCAGTTTTTTAGACATAATAGGTTTTGAAGATGAAAAAATTCAAATTCTTTTAATAAGTAGAATACCACGCCTAGTCAGTATCATTGTTGGTGGTGTTAGCATGAGTATAGGTGGTTTAATCATGCAACAACTCACCCGAAACAAATTTGTTTCCCCAACAACTGCCGCAACTGTAGACAGCGCTAGACTTGGTATATTAGTATCCCTTTTACTATTTTCATCTTCCAGTAGCTTTACAAAGATGCTTATATCCTTTATCTTTGCCCTAGCTGGAACCTTCTTGTTTTTAAAGATAATGAAAGGGATCAAGCTCAAGAACAAAATCTTTATACCCTTAGTTGGGATTATGCTGGGAAATATAATAGACTCAATAACCACTTTTTTTGCTTACAGGTATGAACTTGTCCAAAATATATCCTCCTGGCTCCAGGGTGATTTCTCTATGGTAATAAAGGGAAGATATGAACTTTTATATTTAAGTATTCCTTTGGTGGTTATGGCATTTATCTATGCAAATCAATTTACTGTAGCAGGAATGGGGGAGGACTTCTCCTCAAATCTTGGGTTAAATCACAGTAAGGTGGTTAATATAGGACTTGTTATTGTAGCACTGTCTACATCTTTAGTTGTAATAACTGTTGGGAGAATACCTTTTTTAGGATTAATTATCCCCAACATCGTTACAATCTATCGGGGCGATCACTTAAAGAACAATCTAGTCCCTACTGCGTTACTTGGTGCAGTATTCTTACTTTTTTGTGATATTTTAGGCCGGCTTATTATTTATCCCTATGAAATCTCCATTGGATTAACTGTTGGAGTAATAGGTAGTTTTCTATTCCTATACTTGCTTCTGAGGGGGGATGAATAATGTCAAATAGAAAGAAGTTATTACTATTAGGAGGGATACTTTTAGTACTAACAATTCTTTACTTAATGATGGGATTAAATAGTCGTAATTGGGATTATGCCCTATCTAGAAGAATTCCAAAGACCTTTGCAATATTGTTAACTGGCTCAGTTATTGGTTTTTCATCATTAATGTTTCAAACGATAACAAACAATAGAATTTTGACGCCAAGCATCTTAGGACTAGATGCACTGTACATGTTTGTCCAAACAATTATTGTTTTTGTACTGGGGGCTAGAACCCTTGAAGTAATTAATGGTACATATAACTTTATACTATCCATCTTGGTCATGATGTTTTTCTCAGCAATCCTATATAAGCTACTGTTTAGAAAAGAGAAGCAGAGCATCTATTTTCTACTGCTGATAGGGATGATATTTAGCACGTTTTTTCAGAGTATAGCTTCTTTTATGCAGATGTTAATTGACCCTAATGAATTTGCTATTGTTCAAAATAGAATGTTTGCCAGCTTTAACAGTGTAAATACGGGGCTGCTAAATATATCTGGGGTGATTTTTGTAGTATTAGCAGTATATACCTATCCCTATCTTAAGAAGATGGATGGACTTTCCTTAGGAAGGGATCATGCAATAAATTTAGGGATTGATTATGATAAAGTAGTAAAGAGAATGCTGGTTGTTATCGTCATTATGGTAGCAGTAGCCACTGCTTTAGTTGGTCCAATCACTTTTTTAGGACTATTGGTGGTAAACTTGGCTAGAGAACTGCTAGATACCTATAAACATAAGTATTTAATAGTGGGGTCAATGCTATTGAGTGGTATTGCTTTAGTTGGTGGGCAGCTATTAGCTGAGAGGATTTTTAACTACCACACGCCATTAAGTGTAATAATCAATCTTGTTGGAGGGATCTATTTTATATATCTGCTATTAAAGGGGAGAAAATGATGATAGAAGTTAAAAATCTTACGAAGATTTATGGGAAAAAAAGAGTTGTTGACAATGTATCTATAAAGATTCCAAAAAATAAAATAACATCATTTATTGGACCTAATGGTGCAGGCAAAAGCACCTTGATGTCCATGGTTAGTCGTTTGTTAAAAAAAGATGGAGGGGAGGTGTTTATTGATGGAAAAGAAATTACTCAGTGGGATACAAAGGATTTATCTAAGAAGATTTCTATTTTAAAGCAATCTAACCATCTTGATATTCGTCTGACCATAAGAGAACTTGTAACCTTCGGTAGATTTCCTTATTCTCAGGGGAATTTAACTGAAGAGGATGAAAAACAAATTGAGCAGGCTATAGCTTATATGAAGCTTAAGGATATTGAAGATAAGTTTATGGATCAATTAAGTGGAGGACAAAAACAAAGGGCTTACATAGCCATGGTTATTGCTCAAAACACAGAATATATTCTGTTAGATGAACCCCTCAACAATTTAGATATGAAACATGCTGTAGAGATTATGAAAATCCTTAGATGGTTAGTGGAAAATCTTGATAAGACAGTTGTTATCGTTATTCATGATATAAACTTTGCCTCATGTTATTCTGACTATATTGTAGCAATGAATGAAGGAAAATTAGTAGAGGAAGGAACTACAGTAAATATTATTGATGAAGAAGTCCTATGGGGAATTTATAATATGAATTTTAAAATAGAAAATATTAATAACCAAAGAATCTGTGTTTACTTTTAAGAAAGATAATATATAAAATTTTTAAAATAATAAAGAGGAAGGTGTAAATGATGTTTAAAAAGAAAGGTTTAGTAGCTGTAGCACTTTTAATGTTTGTTTTTATGATGGGATTAATAGGTTGTAGTTCTATAGAAACAGCAATTGAGGGAGAAGTAGAAAATGTTGAGATCATCAGCATTACCCATGAATTAGGGGAAGTAGCTGTAAAGAAAAATCCAGGGCGGGTAATTGTTTTTGATTACGCAACCCTTGATTCCTTAAACCAAATGGATATAGAGATTATTGGTTTGCCGAAATCTAATATCCCTAGTTATTTAAACAAGTACAATGATGAAAAGTACCAAGATGTAGGCACATTATTTGAACCAAACTTTGAAAAAATTTATGAGCTTCAGCCAGATTTAATTTTGATTGCAGGAAGACAAAGGGAACTGTACGATGATCTTTCAGAAATAGCCCCCACTGTATTTTTAGCAATAGATAACCAGGATTATATCAATTCTTTTACCAGTAACCTTACTATATTAGGTGAAATTTTTGATAAGGCAGATTTTGTAAAGGATGAAATCAATAAGATTGAAACACAAATTAAGGAAGTGAGTACTCAAGTGGAGGAAACCAATAAAAATGCCTTGATAGTCATGGCCAATGATGGTGCATTGAGTGTATATGGCAACAACTCTAGATTCAATTTAATTCACAAAGAATTTGGTTTTCCGGCAGCAGATGAAAACATAGAGGTTTCAAACCACGGACAAAGTATCTCCTTTGAATATATCTTAGAGGTAAATCCAGATATCATATTTGTAATTGATAGGGCAGCTGTTACAGGAGGTAGTAATGTAGCAGAAAGTGTATTAGACAATGATATAGTAAAAATGACAAATGCCTATAAAAATAATGCAATAAATTATTTGAGTGCCCACGTATGGTATGTGGCATCTGGCGGGATAGAAGGAACAAAAATAATGATAGAAGAAATAGCAGCTGCAATACAATAAGATGAATTTTTCCCATCACAGGGGTACCTCTTTTGATACAAGGTATTTGGAAGGATGAAGGGACCATTTTATTGATACTATATAGATAATTGCTATAGGTAGTGTAATATAAACATACTCGGGCATGGTGACAATTCGACACCTTGACCGAGTTTTAATTTGTATTTGTATCCCTCTGGGGTTTTAGCCTTTCCCCATAAAAAATTGTAGGTTTCAATATAAGCTTTCTATCAAGACCCATTACTACTGCTTAAAACCTTGATTCTTCAAGGGTATTGAAAATGTATCCCTGAGATAATATATATTCAATAAGGTCAGGAAGGGCATCCACTGTAGTTTGTTTTGTATTACTATCATGCATCAGTATGATAGCTTCTTTTTTGTCTTGTAGGGTTTCTTGAAGTCTTATCAATTGTTTTTTAGGTGAAACGTGCATACCTTCAGCATCTCCATTAACTACATTCCAATCAATACTGGTATAACCCATCTCCTCTACAGCTTGACGAAAAGGTCGTAATTTCTCTCCAAAAGAACCCCCCGGAAACCGTACAAACCTTGACCTCCTATACTCAGTCCCTAATATTGATGCAAATACCTCCTCCGTCTTTTCTATGTCAGCCATAAGCTTCTGGGGATGGGAATATATCTCCTTATAGTTATGGCTATAGGTATGATTACCTATTAAATGTCCTTCCTCTTGAATCCTTAACAATATATCAGGATGCTTTTCAGCTAAGTTTCCAATGACAAAAAAAGTAGCTTTTATATTATATTCTTTAAGAATATCCAAGATTTGAGGGGTTACTTTAGGAGAAGGTCCATCGTCGAAGGTAAGATAGGCAAATTTCATATTTTCATCTATTACTATGGGCTCTTCTTCCTGAAGCTCCTCTCCCTCTAAACCCCCTTCATCCAAACCTTCATCTGGTATATTTTCATTCAATTGACTTTCATCCAATTCATTTTCAATAGTAGTTCCATCAACAACAGCAGCTGTTTGGCAGGGGAGAATTAATTCAAACCCTATAAGTCCAGTTAATATAATAGTTGAGAATAATAAAATCATATTTTTTTTAAAGTAATGCTTCATTGCTAGTCCTCCCTTATTGTCTGTTTATTACTTATTTAAAATTTTATCGGTTTTTATCCTATATTGATTTACAAATTAATTAAAAAAGGTTACAAAAAAATTAAGGTTTATAAATAAAGCTAATAGAAACTAGAAGTGGCGAGAAAACTATAGTACAATATGCTTAAAAATAAATGGATGTTAGGTGATTATGATGGAAGAAACAGAAAAAAAGGTATTGGTGGTGGAGGATGAAGCTTCGATTAGAAAATTTTTAGCCATCAACCTTAATAGAAGTGGATTTCGAGTATTAGAATGTGAAAGTGGAGAAGAAGCCTTAGATTTAATCAAAAAAGAGAGGGTTACGATAGCTATTTTGGATGTCATGCTACCAGGAATAGATGGTTTTGAATTATGTCAAGAAATAAGAAAAGCCCTACCAGAGAGTATTATCATTATGTTGACAGCTAAAGGTCAGGACATGGATAAAATTATGGGCTTGGAATTGGGGGCAGACGATTATATGGTCAAACCCTTTAATCCCCTAGAGCTTATTGCCCGTATCCACGCCCACTTAAGGAAAATAGAAATAAGTAAAAGGAGTAGGGGTAAAATTATTGAGTTTTATCCATTAAAACTTGACTTAGAAAGGCAAAGATTTTACAAGGAAAACAAAGAGATTGAATTAACCCCTACGGAATTTGCTATCATGAAGATACTAATTGGAAATCCAGATAAAGCCTTTAGTCGAGATGAGATATTAAATAAAGTCTGGGGCAAAACCTATTTTGGTGATATGAAGACAGTAGATGTTCACATTAGACGTATTCGAGAAAAAATAGAAGATAACCCATCGGCCCCCCAATGGATTGAAACTGTTTGGGGATTTGGCTATCGACTACGGGGAGTGAAGAACTATGAAAAGCATTAAAAAAAGATTGGTTTTTTATTTCGTATTTATTATCATTATTACTGTAGTTATTCTTGAGGTTGTTTTGCTCATTAATATTCAACAACATTATTATAGTAATCTAGAAGGTACTTTGATTAATCAGCTCCAGACTTCTACAGATCTCTATGAAAAATATTTTTCTGATGCTACATTACAGGAAAATATACTAAATAACGTAGATACTTTTTGGAATCAAACCTCTGCTCAAGTAGCCATCATTGATATGAAGGGCAGGGTTTTGATGGATTCCATCGGGGTAATGATAAATACTACTGAAGGGATGGAGGATGTAGAAAGAGCACTGGAAGGAGAGCTTGGAAAATGGGTGGGGAATGTCGATTATGATACGGAAAGAGTAATGGCAGTTTCCTATCCCCTCTATTCAAAAGGGCAACAGGTAGGAGTATTGCGATTTGTTGCTTCCCTTAGGGAAATAAATAACGATATTAAAAGAATAACCCATATTTTTATTGCCTTTGGGATTTTAGTTACCTTAATTTCAGGATTAGTTAGTATATTCTTGGCAAATACCATAACTGTGCCCCTAGAAGAAGTGACCCTTACGGCAGAAAAAATGGCTAAGGGGGACTACTATATTGAGAAT
This window of the Natronincola ferrireducens genome carries:
- a CDS encoding L-fucose isomerase is translated as MNNRRLIGEYPIIGIRPVIDARRGMLDVRGSLEEQTMNMAKAAAELLRNNIKYVNGQAVKVVISDTTIGRVAEAAACEAQFKREGVDITLTVTPCWCYGTETMDMNPMTIKGVWGLNATERPGAVYLAAVLAAHAQKGLPAFGIYGKDVQDADESGIPEDVKEKLLRFSRAAVAVATMKGKSYLQIGSISMGIAGSIINTDFFEEYLGMRVESVDEVEIIRRIEEGIYDKEEFQKALEWRKKYCKEGFDKNPKEVQKSRKEKDEDWEFVIKTTCIIRDLMEGQTNLPKGQEEILGHNAIAGGFQGQRQWTDYYPNTDFAEAIMNSSFDWNGAREPYVLATENDTLNAVSMLFGKLLTNRAQLFADVRTYWSPGAVAKATDGYQLEGKALEAGGFIHLINSGSACLDASGAVKLENGESVIKEWWNITEKDQIACLEATTWNPADLGYFRGSGYSSRFLTKSQMPCTMIRLNLVKGIGPVMQIAEGWTIALPDEVSDKLWKRTDYTWPCTWFAPRTTDKGAFKTAYDVMNNWGANHAAISYGHIGGDIITLCSMLRIPVCMHNVPEEEIFRPAVWNSYGMDKEAADYRACKAYGPMYK
- a CDS encoding helix-turn-helix transcriptional regulator, with protein sequence MENKCCSQARKHISDIMEKFHLCTHIPIKAIDMNNIIIHTEGYTYITESIFEEHKIIDKIDNELNKKDSTSCLVLSKNYIDFTVIYICPKNIDRGVYVMGPYTSSPLAKNDMLYKPCNCIPHLITLLRNIAVNTDFIRRKKELPYSLHVKKALDYIDTRFYEPLTVEWVSQKLGINKSYFCSVFKKDTDKTFTQTLNEIRIEKSKQLLRNTDQPILDISIAVGYNNQNYYNMLFKKLNNISPNQYRNEKMNRL
- a CDS encoding ABC transporter permease, with amino-acid sequence MKKRYLVIALIVLSFMSLFVGVKNISFLDIIGFEDEKIQILLISRIPRLVSIIVGGVSMSIGGLIMQQLTRNKFVSPTTAATVDSARLGILVSLLLFSSSSSFTKMLISFIFALAGTFLFLKIMKGIKLKNKIFIPLVGIMLGNIIDSITTFFAYRYELVQNISSWLQGDFSMVIKGRYELLYLSIPLVVMAFIYANQFTVAGMGEDFSSNLGLNHSKVVNIGLVIVALSTSLVVITVGRIPFLGLIIPNIVTIYRGDHLKNNLVPTALLGAVFLLFCDILGRLIIYPYEISIGLTVGVIGSFLFLYLLLRGDE
- a CDS encoding iron chelate uptake ABC transporter family permease subunit gives rise to the protein MSNRKKLLLLGGILLVLTILYLMMGLNSRNWDYALSRRIPKTFAILLTGSVIGFSSLMFQTITNNRILTPSILGLDALYMFVQTIIVFVLGARTLEVINGTYNFILSILVMMFFSAILYKLLFRKEKQSIYFLLLIGMIFSTFFQSIASFMQMLIDPNEFAIVQNRMFASFNSVNTGLLNISGVIFVVLAVYTYPYLKKMDGLSLGRDHAINLGIDYDKVVKRMLVVIVIMVAVATALVGPITFLGLLVVNLARELLDTYKHKYLIVGSMLLSGIALVGGQLLAERIFNYHTPLSVIINLVGGIYFIYLLLKGRK
- a CDS encoding iron ABC transporter ATP-binding protein encodes the protein MIEVKNLTKIYGKKRVVDNVSIKIPKNKITSFIGPNGAGKSTLMSMVSRLLKKDGGEVFIDGKEITQWDTKDLSKKISILKQSNHLDIRLTIRELVTFGRFPYSQGNLTEEDEKQIEQAIAYMKLKDIEDKFMDQLSGGQKQRAYIAMVIAQNTEYILLDEPLNNLDMKHAVEIMKILRWLVENLDKTVVIVIHDINFASCYSDYIVAMNEGKLVEEGTTVNIIDEEVLWGIYNMNFKIENINNQRICVYF
- a CDS encoding siderophore ABC transporter substrate-binding protein, with the translated sequence MFKKKGLVAVALLMFVFMMGLIGCSSIETAIEGEVENVEIISITHELGEVAVKKNPGRVIVFDYATLDSLNQMDIEIIGLPKSNIPSYLNKYNDEKYQDVGTLFEPNFEKIYELQPDLILIAGRQRELYDDLSEIAPTVFLAIDNQDYINSFTSNLTILGEIFDKADFVKDEINKIETQIKEVSTQVEETNKNALIVMANDGALSVYGNNSRFNLIHKEFGFPAADENIEVSNHGQSISFEYILEVNPDIIFVIDRAAVTGGSNVAESVLDNDIVKMTNAYKNNAINYLSAHVWYVASGGIEGTKIMIEEIAAAIQ
- a CDS encoding polysaccharide deacetylase family protein, producing MKHYFKKNMILLFSTIILTGLIGFELILPCQTAAVVDGTTIENELDESQLNENIPDEGLDEGGLEGEELQEEEPIVIDENMKFAYLTFDDGPSPKVTPQILDILKEYNIKATFFVIGNLAEKHPDILLRIQEEGHLIGNHTYSHNYKEIYSHPQKLMADIEKTEEVFASILGTEYRRSRFVRFPGGSFGEKLRPFRQAVEEMGYTSIDWNVVNGDAEGMHVSPKKQLIRLQETLQDKKEAIILMHDSNTKQTTVDALPDLIEYILSQGYIFNTLEESRF
- a CDS encoding response regulator transcription factor, with the protein product MMEETEKKVLVVEDEASIRKFLAINLNRSGFRVLECESGEEALDLIKKERVTIAILDVMLPGIDGFELCQEIRKALPESIIIMLTAKGQDMDKIMGLELGADDYMVKPFNPLELIARIHAHLRKIEISKRSRGKIIEFYPLKLDLERQRFYKENKEIELTPTEFAIMKILIGNPDKAFSRDEILNKVWGKTYFGDMKTVDVHIRRIREKIEDNPSAPQWIETVWGFGYRLRGVKNYEKH